Proteins from a single region of Myxococcus xanthus:
- the cglE gene encoding adventurous gliding motility protein CglE codes for MKALASLALCASFVLPTVASAQQPTTAQGDRPAVTFDEIERGIYFAVLGGPLFITNPPAAEGTPRPFSSGPMAQVEVGVDLGEHVSVGLFLMGSSVRTGAQYVGNSGGAVSGDFSTLIPGAVLRARLVGFADSQEVKRTWFYLRAGAGYAMFSPQRLLPDSDILVFAGPGVEYYTRLRHFSVGLEVTGQYLVSGGSFGFAVAPNIRYAF; via the coding sequence ATGAAAGCCCTCGCCTCACTTGCCCTGTGCGCTTCGTTCGTTCTCCCCACGGTCGCGAGCGCCCAGCAGCCCACCACTGCCCAGGGTGACCGCCCGGCTGTCACGTTCGATGAAATCGAGCGAGGCATCTACTTCGCGGTGCTCGGTGGCCCCCTGTTCATCACCAACCCGCCGGCGGCCGAAGGCACGCCGCGTCCGTTCTCCTCCGGGCCCATGGCGCAGGTGGAGGTGGGCGTGGACCTGGGCGAGCACGTGTCCGTCGGCCTGTTCCTCATGGGCTCGAGCGTGCGGACGGGCGCTCAGTACGTGGGCAACTCCGGCGGCGCGGTGTCGGGTGACTTCTCCACCCTGATCCCCGGCGCGGTGTTGCGTGCTCGCCTGGTGGGGTTCGCTGACAGTCAGGAAGTGAAGCGCACCTGGTTCTATCTCCGTGCAGGTGCTGGCTATGCGATGTTCTCGCCGCAGCGGCTCCTCCCCGATTCCGACATTCTTGTGTTTGCCGGGCCCGGAGTGGAGTACTACACACGGCTGCGCCACTTTTCCGTAGGGCTCGAGGTGACGGGGCAGTACCTCGTCTCCGGGGGCTCGTTCGGGTTCGCGGTGGCGCCGAACATTCGCTACGCGTTCTAG
- the gltE gene encoding adventurous gliding motility TPR repeat lipoprotein GltE encodes MNRTTRTMRLFPLLAAVSLAAAGCTSSKATGPSTKTADPNAGKTEALQPISNTAKARFEDALKAFDTQKKAKAIDYPSLERKFQSALEADGNLAEADYNLGVLAERQGKLTEARNHYKTALTKKPSLRQASENLAVMEQNAGNVAGAVALYQEVLQRYPDDAQSRARLAEIFRQQGDHTKAMDLTRAALMRDPQSTTALKVMIRSYLDRKQLAMAKLVALRGVKLDAADPELHHAVGLILLQEGDVDDARLSFKKALEVREDYVPSHVELAQLALAAENYPTAEQHLRRILQADGKNAAAHLDLGVAYKGMGQFDKAMQEYDEAEKLDPELAAVNLNRAIILHKVKDAPERASELYRKYIAMAGGEVALPAEAPVFALLREVEVVVNAKREAKFAEEQAKQMEELQKQQQAQMQAAEKAAGTANPPATTATPASGTGPAPQVTPASGNTPPAPAPVNGNSDQKNAGSAEPGEPEDDLL; translated from the coding sequence ATGAACCGGACCACCCGCACCATGCGCCTGTTCCCCCTGTTGGCGGCCGTCTCGCTGGCCGCCGCCGGTTGTACGTCCTCCAAGGCCACCGGCCCGAGCACCAAGACGGCGGATCCGAACGCCGGCAAGACGGAGGCCCTGCAGCCCATCTCCAACACGGCCAAGGCCCGCTTCGAGGACGCGCTGAAGGCGTTCGACACGCAGAAGAAGGCCAAGGCCATCGACTACCCGTCGCTGGAGCGGAAGTTCCAGTCCGCTCTGGAGGCGGACGGGAACCTCGCCGAGGCCGACTACAACCTGGGCGTGCTCGCCGAGCGTCAGGGCAAGCTGACCGAGGCGCGCAACCATTACAAGACGGCGCTCACGAAGAAGCCCTCGCTGCGTCAGGCCTCTGAGAACCTGGCGGTGATGGAGCAGAACGCGGGCAACGTCGCCGGCGCGGTGGCGCTGTACCAGGAGGTGCTCCAGCGCTACCCGGATGACGCGCAGTCACGCGCGCGGCTGGCGGAGATCTTCCGGCAGCAGGGGGACCACACCAAGGCCATGGACCTGACGCGCGCCGCGCTGATGCGCGACCCGCAGTCCACCACCGCGTTGAAGGTGATGATCCGCAGCTACCTGGATCGCAAGCAGCTCGCCATGGCGAAGCTGGTGGCCCTGCGCGGCGTGAAGCTGGACGCGGCGGACCCGGAGCTCCACCACGCCGTGGGCCTCATCCTCCTGCAGGAAGGGGACGTGGATGACGCGCGCCTGTCCTTCAAGAAGGCGCTGGAGGTTCGCGAGGACTACGTGCCGTCGCACGTGGAGCTGGCGCAGCTGGCCCTGGCCGCGGAGAACTACCCCACCGCCGAGCAGCACCTGCGCCGCATCCTCCAGGCGGACGGGAAGAACGCCGCCGCGCACCTGGACCTGGGCGTCGCCTACAAGGGCATGGGCCAGTTCGACAAGGCCATGCAGGAGTACGACGAGGCGGAGAAGCTCGACCCCGAGCTGGCGGCCGTGAACCTCAACCGCGCCATCATCCTCCACAAGGTGAAGGACGCGCCCGAGCGCGCCTCGGAGCTGTACCGCAAGTACATCGCCATGGCCGGCGGTGAGGTGGCGCTGCCCGCCGAGGCCCCCGTGTTCGCCCTGCTGCGCGAAGTGGAGGTCGTCGTCAACGCGAAGCGCGAGGCCAAGTTCGCCGAGGAGCAGGCGAAGCAGATGGAGGAGCTGCAGAAGCAGCAGCAGGCCCAGATGCAGGCCGCGGAGAAGGCGGCCGGGACGGCGAACCCGCCCGCCACCACCGCGACGCCGGCTTCCGGCACGGGCCCCGCGCCCCAGGTCACTCCCGCCAGCGGCAACACGCCGCCAGCGCCCGCCCCCGTAAACGGAAACTCCGACCAGAAGAATGCAGGCTCGGCGGAACCCGGGGAGCCGGAAGACGACCTGCTGTGA
- a CDS encoding DEAD/DEAH box helicase, translated as MGPGQRVISELSILEKALSKTDFGAEKAPLQAIVRSLRPMRLKSLDDLDLNTRGRLITTLLRVQRQPKPAAPEAPAAAEAAAPSEAPAPVEAAAPTEGEALAEGGAPAEAPAAAEGEAAAPAEAAAPAVDAAREKFDAWTDVIFLVGQAWRAAGDAERAEAAFAASGRQPGPEAEEPVAAPRSEERRERPERGERRERGPRPERGERAASGERRERPERRERPARGERPERAERPERGERPLPELTGTWDEQAKQLETMGRTRDAGRLHERNNSFAEAARLFEAGGDLKSALRNALAGSDNDTARRLVGTLPPDQLAPTLEKAGAYELLMEHFVGKGDFENVARLYERARQFDQAALAYERSGKLTLARKSYERARDIASANRIRGLEVKSLVERGDRLGAATLLAAVGQRREAVEVLSPLPPPKAFHFMQRLKLDDEAKELAQKELARAEQEQKPAGRARWLELLGDLAAAAEAWEGAGRKDKALPLHEKLGNLPRAAQLAEELQQRDKAIALYTQLNDSAGVERAKALPETTAPAQAPAADAADGSEGGEGGETPPDAPSAG; from the coding sequence GTGGGCCCTGGCCAGCGCGTCATCTCCGAGCTGAGCATCCTGGAGAAGGCGCTCTCCAAGACGGATTTCGGGGCGGAGAAGGCGCCGCTGCAGGCCATTGTCCGCTCGCTTCGGCCTATGCGGCTGAAGTCGCTGGACGACCTGGACCTGAACACGCGTGGCCGCCTCATCACCACGCTGCTGCGCGTGCAGCGTCAGCCGAAGCCGGCCGCGCCCGAGGCGCCCGCCGCCGCGGAGGCCGCTGCTCCCTCCGAGGCGCCGGCCCCGGTGGAGGCCGCCGCGCCCACCGAGGGTGAGGCTCTCGCCGAGGGTGGGGCGCCCGCCGAGGCACCTGCCGCCGCCGAGGGTGAGGCCGCCGCGCCCGCCGAGGCCGCTGCTCCCGCCGTGGACGCGGCGCGAGAGAAGTTCGATGCGTGGACGGACGTCATCTTCCTCGTCGGTCAGGCCTGGCGTGCCGCGGGTGATGCCGAGCGCGCGGAGGCGGCCTTCGCGGCCAGCGGCCGTCAGCCCGGTCCCGAGGCCGAGGAGCCCGTCGCGGCGCCTCGCTCCGAGGAGCGCCGTGAGCGTCCCGAGCGCGGGGAGCGCCGTGAGCGTGGCCCTCGGCCCGAGCGCGGTGAGCGTGCCGCTTCGGGTGAGCGTCGTGAGCGTCCGGAGCGCCGCGAGCGTCCTGCCCGGGGTGAGCGTCCGGAGCGTGCCGAGCGCCCGGAGCGTGGCGAGCGTCCGCTGCCGGAGCTGACGGGCACCTGGGACGAGCAGGCGAAGCAGCTCGAGACCATGGGCCGTACCCGCGACGCGGGCCGGCTGCACGAGCGCAACAACTCCTTCGCGGAGGCGGCTCGCCTCTTCGAGGCGGGTGGCGACCTCAAGAGCGCCCTGCGCAACGCCCTGGCCGGGAGCGACAACGACACGGCCCGCCGTCTGGTGGGGACGCTGCCGCCGGATCAGCTCGCGCCCACGCTGGAGAAGGCCGGCGCCTACGAACTCCTCATGGAGCACTTCGTCGGCAAGGGTGACTTCGAGAACGTGGCCCGCCTCTATGAGCGCGCCCGTCAGTTCGACCAGGCGGCGCTCGCCTACGAGCGTTCCGGGAAGCTCACCCTGGCGCGCAAGTCGTACGAGCGCGCCCGGGACATCGCCAGCGCCAACCGCATCCGTGGGCTCGAGGTGAAGAGCCTGGTGGAGCGGGGTGATCGGCTTGGTGCCGCCACCCTGTTGGCGGCCGTGGGCCAGCGCCGCGAGGCGGTGGAGGTCCTCAGCCCGCTGCCTCCGCCCAAGGCCTTCCACTTCATGCAGCGTCTGAAGCTGGACGACGAGGCGAAGGAGCTGGCGCAGAAGGAGCTGGCCCGGGCCGAGCAGGAGCAGAAGCCGGCCGGCCGCGCCCGGTGGCTGGAGCTGCTGGGTGACCTCGCCGCCGCCGCCGAGGCGTGGGAGGGCGCTGGCCGCAAGGACAAGGCGCTCCCGCTCCACGAGAAGCTTGGCAACCTGCCTCGCGCCGCTCAGCTCGCGGAGGAGCTGCAGCAGCGTGACAAGGCCATTGCCCTCTACACTCAGCTGAACGACAGCGCGGGTGTGGAGCGTGCGAAGGCGCTTCCGGAGACGACCGCACCTGCCCAGGCCCCCGCGGCGGATGCGGCGGACGGAAGCGAGGGTGGCGAAGGTGGCGAGACGCCGCCTGATGCCCCCTCGGCCGGGTAG
- the cutA gene encoding divalent-cation tolerance protein CutA, with translation MTDAIIVLVTAPTEDKAAELARALVEAQLAACGNIVPGLRSIYRWEGKVQDEPEVLLLLKTRAALFEPLRARIVELHPYNVPEVLRVDIAEGHAPYLSWILGSTRAPD, from the coding sequence ATGACTGACGCCATCATCGTCCTCGTCACCGCGCCCACCGAGGACAAGGCCGCCGAGCTGGCCCGCGCGCTGGTGGAGGCGCAGCTCGCAGCCTGCGGCAACATCGTTCCCGGCTTGCGCTCCATCTATCGGTGGGAGGGGAAGGTCCAGGACGAGCCTGAGGTCCTGCTCCTCCTCAAGACGCGCGCGGCCCTCTTCGAGCCGCTGCGCGCGCGCATCGTCGAACTGCATCCCTACAACGTCCCGGAGGTGCTGCGCGTGGACATCGCGGAGGGGCACGCGCCGTACCTTTCCTGGATTCTGGGCAGCACCCGCGCGCCGGACTGA
- the gltG gene encoding adventurous gliding motility protein GltG translates to MAVPLTLKVFKGDSLVASKDYERDIIKIGRLSSAHLCLEDEKVSRIHSVIEVASDGAMSIIDMGSVEGTYVNGKRVTKGLLSFGDEIRVGGTTIRLENPAAVAAVNLAAAAASSEVVTEKNPVIAAPAPAESLAQAAVAAPAVGAIDPSFAATQQNPVAAPAEPAPAPVVAAPEEAAPRVRTVRRTKSSGPLGVGLRFAWGDQRVGEFFMAPGRKGAFVVGSAAGVDFVMGDARLGAPKFDAVRSDGQSFTVRFTAKMKGELTRKGETLDLKAVIESGKASHEGEAYSLTLDAEDFIWVDLGGVTLEVAFQPVPKRIVVPLGESMDYTALNIFLVLFFIATAFVITAMNRTVAGDEYADELSADNARIAKLIIKPPEAQKNKFLERLNQQKEQKKSGEMAAKNRGDEGQMGKKEAPKTNNRTAPKGDPNKKDEARALTAKIFGGGKGGISTVFGKSGLGGDLKSAMGNMFGAKAGNSGGFGGMGLRGTSGGGGGTGDTIGIGGIGTKGRGGGTGTYGSGVGVLGGKQSVDVGITSSDPEVMGSLDKELIRQVIHRNRGQIRYCFESLLNRFPKLGGKVAVKFVIAGNGSVASSSVAQSTAANAELETCVAGRVRTWKFPEPKGGGVVVVTYPFIFKQSGE, encoded by the coding sequence ATGGCCGTTCCTCTGACACTCAAGGTCTTCAAGGGCGACTCGCTGGTCGCCTCCAAGGACTACGAGCGCGACATCATCAAGATTGGCCGTCTCTCCTCGGCGCACCTGTGCCTGGAGGATGAGAAGGTCAGCCGCATCCACTCCGTCATCGAGGTCGCCAGCGACGGCGCCATGTCCATCATCGACATGGGCAGCGTCGAGGGCACGTACGTCAACGGCAAGCGCGTCACCAAGGGGCTCCTCTCCTTCGGCGATGAAATCCGCGTGGGTGGCACCACCATCCGTCTGGAAAACCCGGCCGCGGTGGCCGCGGTGAACCTGGCGGCCGCGGCGGCCAGCTCGGAGGTGGTGACGGAGAAGAATCCGGTCATCGCGGCGCCGGCGCCGGCCGAGAGCCTGGCGCAGGCCGCGGTGGCCGCTCCGGCCGTGGGTGCCATCGACCCGTCCTTCGCCGCCACCCAGCAGAACCCGGTGGCCGCTCCCGCCGAGCCCGCGCCGGCCCCCGTCGTGGCAGCGCCGGAGGAAGCCGCGCCGCGCGTGCGAACGGTTCGCCGCACGAAGTCCAGCGGCCCGTTGGGCGTGGGCCTGCGCTTCGCGTGGGGTGACCAGCGCGTGGGCGAGTTCTTCATGGCTCCCGGTAGGAAGGGGGCCTTCGTCGTCGGCAGCGCCGCGGGCGTGGACTTTGTCATGGGTGACGCCCGCCTGGGCGCCCCGAAGTTCGACGCGGTTCGTTCGGACGGCCAGTCCTTCACCGTTCGCTTCACCGCGAAGATGAAGGGCGAGCTCACCCGCAAGGGCGAGACGCTGGACCTGAAGGCCGTCATCGAGTCCGGCAAGGCCTCGCATGAGGGCGAGGCGTACTCGCTCACGCTGGACGCGGAGGACTTCATCTGGGTGGACCTGGGCGGCGTGACGCTTGAGGTGGCCTTCCAGCCCGTGCCCAAGCGCATCGTGGTGCCGCTGGGCGAGTCCATGGACTACACCGCGCTCAACATCTTCCTGGTGCTGTTCTTCATCGCGACGGCGTTCGTCATCACCGCGATGAACCGCACCGTCGCGGGGGACGAATACGCGGACGAGCTGTCGGCGGACAACGCCCGTATCGCCAAGCTCATCATCAAGCCGCCGGAGGCGCAGAAGAACAAGTTCCTCGAGCGCCTCAACCAGCAGAAGGAGCAGAAGAAGAGCGGGGAGATGGCGGCGAAGAACCGCGGCGACGAAGGTCAGATGGGCAAGAAGGAGGCGCCCAAGACCAACAATCGCACCGCGCCCAAGGGTGACCCGAACAAGAAGGACGAGGCGCGCGCGCTGACGGCGAAGATCTTCGGCGGCGGCAAGGGCGGCATCTCCACGGTGTTCGGCAAGAGCGGCCTGGGCGGCGACCTGAAGAGCGCCATGGGCAACATGTTCGGCGCCAAGGCGGGCAACTCCGGTGGCTTCGGTGGCATGGGGCTGCGCGGCACGAGCGGCGGCGGCGGCGGCACGGGTGACACCATCGGCATTGGCGGCATTGGCACCAAGGGCCGTGGCGGCGGCACCGGCACCTACGGCAGCGGCGTGGGCGTGCTGGGCGGCAAGCAGAGCGTCGACGTGGGCATCACCTCGTCCGACCCGGAGGTCATGGGCTCGCTGGACAAGGAGCTCATCCGCCAGGTCATCCATCGCAACCGCGGACAGATCCGCTATTGCTTCGAGAGCCTCCTCAACCGCTTCCCGAAGCTGGGCGGCAAGGTGGCGGTGAAGTTCGTCATCGCGGGCAATGGCTCGGTCGCCTCGTCGTCGGTGGCGCAGTCCACGGCGGCCAACGCGGAGCTGGAGACGTGCGTGGCCGGACGTGTTCGCACCTGGAAGTTCCCCGAGCCGAAGGGCGGCGGCGTGGTGGTCGTCACGTATCCGTTCATCTTCAAGCAGTCCGGCGAATAG
- a CDS encoding ATP-binding protein, with amino-acid sequence MAVREMAPKANGEACGVCGGRTYVIERRGDQAQARICACSEHCSVCGGRGHVLVEREGEFSQKMGPRRYEVMETCTCTKLRTRIARFDALGLPASAAHANFENYRSYEEAQDRGRSVAMQFAYQYVQGGSSKGYIISGPVGTGKTHLLAATLAHLALELGVRGRYVEISLLYATIRRGFQEGKSGGEIIGPLSEVEVLAIDELGKGRGSPFEMETLDELIARRYNAGRTTLFATNYSLEPERRAMRSAAPSGYRTTDDSRSAAREAELLRERVGERIYSRLCELCTFVEFPKETPDRRRPRQEMNAPMHHAAGNGRPQGR; translated from the coding sequence ATGGCGGTGCGTGAGATGGCTCCAAAGGCGAATGGCGAGGCGTGTGGTGTGTGCGGCGGGCGGACCTATGTCATCGAGCGCCGCGGGGACCAGGCCCAGGCGCGCATCTGCGCGTGCTCCGAGCACTGCTCGGTGTGCGGGGGGCGCGGGCACGTGCTGGTCGAGCGCGAGGGCGAGTTCAGCCAGAAGATGGGCCCCCGGCGCTATGAGGTGATGGAGACGTGCACATGCACCAAGCTGCGAACGCGCATTGCTCGCTTCGATGCGCTGGGGCTGCCTGCCTCAGCAGCGCATGCGAACTTTGAGAACTACCGCTCCTATGAGGAGGCACAAGACAGGGGCCGGAGTGTGGCGATGCAGTTCGCCTATCAATACGTCCAAGGCGGGTCGTCTAAGGGCTACATCATCAGCGGGCCTGTAGGTACCGGGAAGACCCACCTCCTGGCGGCGACGCTGGCGCACCTGGCGCTGGAGCTGGGCGTGCGTGGGCGCTACGTCGAAATCTCCCTCCTCTACGCGACCATCCGGCGTGGCTTTCAGGAGGGCAAGAGCGGCGGCGAAATCATCGGACCCCTGTCGGAGGTGGAGGTGCTGGCCATCGACGAGCTGGGCAAGGGCCGCGGAAGCCCCTTTGAGATGGAGACCCTCGATGAGCTGATTGCCCGCCGCTACAACGCGGGCCGCACCACGCTGTTCGCGACGAACTACTCCCTGGAGCCGGAGAGGCGCGCCATGCGAAGCGCGGCGCCGTCGGGCTACCGCACCACCGACGACTCGCGCAGCGCGGCCCGAGAGGCGGAGCTCCTGCGAGAGCGCGTGGGCGAGCGCATCTACAGCCGGCTGTGCGAGCTGTGCACCTTCGTCGAGTTTCCGAAGGAGACGCCGGACCGGCGCCGCCCCCGACAGGAAATGAACGCGCCCATGCACCATGCAGCGGGCAACGGGCGGCCCCAGGGACGATAG
- a CDS encoding tetratricopeptide repeat protein produces MRRSLLVCLVLLATASAAQEKKAPRDADLGRKSATAVDKSLAGDITREKKKEEVAPALQYDQFRLGVELQVASKRREQIQSLKKIISLSPDPKEAPSLLFRLGEFYWEESKFFFFEANRKDDDLIQAMNRNDAAGQQRAKAEKAEFSAKQKEYGKLAVEQYTKIVQEYPNFERTDEVLFFLGQYLMEDGQDRKALVAFKRLVEKHPQSKFIPDAYFAFGEYYFNNSKGKRPELEKALVAYKKAAEFPESQVYAFALYKQGWCHYNMGDFESAKDKFKTVVLYGELAGANALEKDGGKGGGRSSLLREARTDYVRAFAHHGDVAQARAEFGKVATNPEDRFTMLKQLANLYYGDGKDREAAITYNGLIKEKPLSPEAPGFQGRIVDCILRMGNKERTVVQVRRLVKIMKEVEGSGVIKEDKDKKLLAEAKELSERTLSNLAVTWHNEGKKTRNEETFRYADAVYSDYLTLFPENPKAYDLRFFWAELLNDSLQNFDKAAANYTLVVLQDAKVLEAKDDKGKPKPGKPGKWLQNAAYNAVLAYDEVVKAGEARGEGKSEAVGSDITKKATIPTLKKALLDACERYLKYVPKGEKRVEIAFKAANIYYRHNHFDEAVLRFSEIALGYPEYKFENGERAAEISANLILDSYHLLQDYAKVNEWARRFYANDKLAVGKFRDDLAKLIEQSSFKLVSQLEEKKEFEKAAEAYLAFVKDFPQTEIADLALYNASVDYYKAKRLDKAIEVRKRLFAEYPRSKHVPDSIYANAEALEAIGDFEDAAATYEAYVRGYERSLGDKGNAKARGGGKKKRGAVDDNKPAVVQKWDESKAQVALFNAATYREGLGQVKAALRNREHYLTLWPRAKDADEIRLSIIDLTAKSGAAFKAIKMLEEYERDNMRSPSRFLAAEGRIVDLYKKMGKTRDVARMQKRIFEHFDQLPRRVQGSLEKPALATAAQAQFLSVDLDWNEYRRLKLYWGAPPSPDRFKASIQDKSRALQVVEKKYVQTVTLGAPEPAICALHRIGLAYDHFADRLINAPMPRGLDEESEQALRDEFANQAQPLKDKATEAFSATVAKSRELDVYNDCAAESLKLLRTTYQPDRYPDMPDEKVALKGRVQLIGGDLLANIQDVPPPAPKAADAQQARAETLQEDLTDLTAQLRSQTETQVDARPAATTNGATPAKQGGNDEEPEDFL; encoded by the coding sequence ATGCGCCGTTCGCTTCTCGTCTGCCTCGTCCTCCTGGCCACGGCCTCCGCCGCCCAGGAGAAGAAAGCCCCGCGCGATGCCGATCTCGGCCGGAAGTCCGCCACCGCGGTGGACAAGTCCCTGGCTGGCGACATCACCCGTGAAAAGAAGAAAGAAGAGGTCGCCCCCGCGCTCCAGTACGACCAGTTCCGGCTGGGCGTCGAGCTGCAGGTGGCCTCCAAGCGGCGCGAGCAGATCCAGTCGCTGAAGAAGATCATCTCCCTGTCGCCGGATCCGAAGGAGGCCCCCAGCCTCCTGTTCCGCCTGGGCGAGTTCTACTGGGAGGAGTCCAAGTTCTTCTTCTTCGAGGCCAACCGGAAGGATGACGACCTCATCCAGGCCATGAACCGCAACGACGCCGCGGGCCAGCAGCGGGCCAAGGCGGAGAAGGCGGAGTTCAGCGCGAAGCAGAAGGAGTACGGCAAGCTCGCGGTGGAGCAGTACACGAAGATCGTCCAGGAGTACCCGAACTTCGAGCGCACCGACGAGGTGCTCTTCTTCCTCGGCCAGTACCTCATGGAGGATGGCCAGGACCGCAAGGCGCTGGTGGCCTTCAAGCGCCTGGTGGAGAAGCACCCGCAGTCGAAGTTCATCCCGGACGCCTACTTCGCCTTCGGCGAGTACTACTTCAACAACTCCAAGGGGAAGCGCCCGGAGCTGGAGAAGGCGCTGGTGGCGTACAAGAAGGCCGCCGAGTTCCCCGAGAGCCAGGTGTACGCCTTCGCCCTCTACAAGCAGGGCTGGTGCCACTACAACATGGGCGACTTCGAGTCGGCCAAGGACAAGTTCAAGACGGTGGTGCTCTACGGTGAACTCGCCGGCGCCAACGCTCTGGAGAAGGACGGCGGCAAGGGCGGCGGCCGAAGCTCGCTGCTGCGCGAGGCGCGCACCGACTACGTGCGGGCGTTCGCGCACCACGGTGACGTGGCGCAGGCCCGGGCGGAGTTCGGCAAGGTGGCCACCAACCCGGAAGACCGCTTCACGATGCTGAAGCAGTTGGCCAACCTGTACTACGGCGATGGCAAGGACCGCGAGGCGGCCATCACCTACAACGGCCTCATCAAGGAGAAGCCGCTGTCCCCCGAGGCGCCTGGTTTCCAGGGCCGCATCGTCGACTGCATCCTCCGCATGGGCAACAAGGAGCGCACCGTGGTCCAGGTGCGCCGGCTCGTGAAGATCATGAAGGAGGTCGAGGGCTCCGGAGTCATCAAGGAGGACAAGGACAAGAAGCTGCTGGCGGAGGCGAAGGAGCTGTCCGAGCGCACGCTGTCCAACCTCGCCGTCACCTGGCACAACGAGGGCAAGAAGACGCGCAACGAGGAGACGTTCCGCTACGCGGACGCGGTGTACAGCGACTACCTCACGCTCTTCCCGGAGAACCCCAAGGCGTACGACCTGCGCTTCTTCTGGGCCGAACTGCTGAACGACAGCCTGCAGAACTTCGACAAGGCCGCCGCCAACTACACGCTCGTCGTGCTCCAGGACGCCAAGGTGCTGGAGGCCAAGGACGACAAGGGCAAGCCGAAGCCGGGCAAGCCGGGCAAGTGGCTGCAGAACGCCGCCTACAACGCGGTGCTGGCCTACGACGAGGTCGTCAAGGCGGGCGAGGCGCGGGGCGAGGGCAAGAGCGAGGCGGTGGGCTCGGACATCACCAAGAAGGCCACCATCCCCACGCTGAAGAAGGCGCTGCTCGACGCGTGTGAGCGCTACCTCAAGTACGTGCCCAAGGGTGAGAAGCGGGTGGAGATCGCCTTCAAGGCGGCCAACATCTACTACCGCCACAACCACTTCGACGAGGCGGTGCTGCGCTTCAGCGAGATCGCGCTCGGCTACCCCGAGTACAAGTTCGAGAACGGCGAGCGCGCGGCGGAGATCTCCGCCAACCTCATCCTCGACTCGTACCACCTGCTGCAGGACTACGCGAAGGTGAACGAGTGGGCGCGGCGCTTCTACGCCAATGACAAGCTGGCGGTGGGCAAGTTCCGCGACGACCTGGCGAAGCTCATCGAGCAGTCGTCCTTCAAGCTCGTCAGCCAGCTGGAGGAGAAGAAGGAGTTCGAGAAGGCCGCCGAGGCGTACCTCGCCTTCGTGAAGGACTTCCCGCAGACGGAGATCGCCGACCTGGCGCTCTACAACGCGTCCGTCGACTACTACAAGGCGAAGCGCCTGGATAAGGCCATCGAGGTGCGCAAGCGCCTGTTCGCCGAGTACCCGCGCTCCAAGCACGTGCCGGACTCCATCTACGCGAACGCGGAGGCGCTGGAGGCCATTGGCGACTTCGAGGACGCGGCGGCAACGTACGAGGCCTACGTGCGCGGCTACGAGCGCAGCCTGGGTGACAAGGGCAACGCCAAGGCGCGTGGTGGCGGCAAGAAGAAGCGGGGCGCGGTGGACGACAACAAGCCCGCGGTGGTGCAGAAGTGGGACGAGTCCAAGGCGCAGGTGGCGCTCTTCAACGCCGCCACCTACCGAGAGGGCCTGGGCCAGGTGAAGGCGGCGCTGCGCAACCGCGAGCACTACCTGACGCTGTGGCCGCGCGCGAAGGACGCCGACGAAATCCGCCTCTCCATCATCGACCTGACGGCCAAGAGCGGCGCCGCGTTCAAGGCCATCAAGATGCTGGAGGAGTACGAGCGCGACAACATGCGCTCCCCCAGCCGGTTCCTGGCCGCCGAGGGCCGCATCGTCGACCTGTACAAGAAGATGGGCAAGACGCGCGACGTGGCCCGCATGCAGAAGCGCATCTTCGAGCACTTCGACCAGCTGCCCCGCCGCGTGCAGGGCTCGCTGGAGAAGCCGGCGCTCGCCACGGCCGCGCAGGCGCAGTTCCTGTCGGTGGACCTGGACTGGAACGAGTACCGGCGCCTGAAGCTGTACTGGGGTGCTCCGCCGTCGCCGGACCGCTTCAAGGCGAGCATCCAGGACAAGAGCCGCGCGCTCCAGGTGGTGGAGAAGAAGTACGTGCAGACGGTGACGCTGGGCGCGCCCGAGCCCGCCATCTGCGCGCTGCACCGCATTGGCCTGGCGTATGACCACTTCGCCGACCGCCTCATCAACGCGCCCATGCCGCGCGGCCTGGATGAGGAGTCGGAGCAGGCGCTGCGCGACGAGTTCGCCAACCAGGCGCAACCGCTCAAGGACAAGGCGACCGAGGCGTTCTCCGCCACGGTGGCCAAGAGCCGCGAGCTGGACGTCTACAACGATTGCGCCGCGGAGAGCCTGAAGCTGCTGCGCACCACGTACCAGCCGGACCGCTACCCCGACATGCCCGATGAGAAGGTGGCGCTGAAGGGCCGCGTGCAGCTCATCGGCGGCGACCTGCTGGCCAACATCCAGGACGTGCCGCCGCCGGCGCCCAAGGCGGCGGACGCGCAGCAGGCCCGGGCGGAGACGCTGCAGGAGGACCTGACGGACCTCACCGCGCAGCTGCGCTCGCAGACCGAGACTCAGGTGGACGCCCGCCCGGCGGCCACCACCAACGGCGCCACTCCCGCGAAGCAGGGCGGGAATGACGAGGAGCCGGAGGACTTCCTCTAA
- the cglF gene encoding adventurous gliding motility protein CglF → MRKALMLCAVLAVTPALAQDEGSNPGGPGEGNVRYSKTTNIDFEDDTIEGDLTKPDGEYIDARERVKHSNLIRIREDFEDKVMQSVGEL, encoded by the coding sequence ATGCGGAAGGCGTTGATGCTGTGTGCGGTGCTCGCGGTGACGCCCGCCCTGGCCCAGGACGAGGGCTCGAACCCGGGTGGTCCAGGGGAGGGCAATGTGCGCTACTCCAAGACGACCAACATCGACTTCGAGGACGACACCATCGAGGGCGACCTCACGAAGCCGGATGGCGAGTACATCGATGCGCGTGAGCGGGTGAAGCACTCGAACCTCATCCGCATCCGCGAGGACTTCGAGGACAAGGTGATGCAGTCCGTGGGCGAGCTGTAG